A genomic window from Planococcus rifietoensis includes:
- a CDS encoding LA2681 family HEPN domain-containing protein: MATLSDIALADDLGQFEIKEIYGATHQLLQEMQQAKAEAFPGRINAMINHLKERLQGKAAYPLAVLLETSYLSIQHQLKKDWNSDLKQRQLYLYDNTIESYRGRIPSNVWNQVCLNYAETLVHTGRSIDAQAVLKEMVKDENDPSYQRLNGEFGWTLIFYSTFLPVKAERLGALEKALDLFKTAKTDIKDEKGQALYDERIKLAGNMIDQLGDVDPVKLAQQPEPTADEQRYLNWCAEQQLFLNSGNDIEPDTMAKRDLPLRIQNNAFLGNFLDSLTHEFTAMRRSLYLAMNSEEVADDHKMDGDNTRYTKRQEDLKQIYRQAYSLFDKMALLLNQTMQLGVEEPRVNFQRIWFEDEDLKKPLKPFVQNTKNDALKALYWQSKEVYGYEKSDEQSLFVKKALHIRNRIDNSYLQVVEKAEPFEKDNARAQSHHITEAELERMTLAMCQKARNGMMYLQFALAIGKK; encoded by the coding sequence ATGGCAACTTTAAGCGACATCGCTCTAGCCGATGATTTAGGGCAATTTGAAATAAAGGAAATCTACGGGGCGACGCATCAGCTGCTGCAGGAAATGCAACAAGCGAAAGCCGAAGCTTTCCCTGGCCGCATCAACGCCATGATCAATCATTTGAAGGAGCGCCTTCAAGGCAAAGCGGCTTATCCGCTCGCTGTGCTGCTGGAGACGAGTTATCTATCGATCCAGCACCAGCTGAAAAAAGACTGGAACTCTGATTTGAAACAGCGGCAATTGTATTTATACGATAATACAATCGAATCGTACCGTGGGCGCATTCCATCGAATGTCTGGAACCAGGTGTGCTTAAACTATGCGGAAACGCTCGTCCATACCGGACGCTCGATTGATGCACAGGCGGTCCTGAAAGAAATGGTCAAAGACGAAAATGACCCATCTTACCAGCGATTGAACGGCGAATTCGGCTGGACATTGATTTTCTACTCGACATTCCTGCCGGTCAAAGCCGAACGCCTTGGCGCACTTGAAAAAGCGCTTGATTTATTCAAGACAGCCAAAACCGACATCAAAGACGAAAAAGGCCAAGCCCTTTACGACGAACGCATCAAGCTTGCGGGGAACATGATCGATCAACTCGGTGATGTGGATCCAGTGAAACTCGCCCAGCAGCCGGAACCTACTGCGGACGAACAGCGCTATCTCAATTGGTGCGCTGAGCAGCAATTGTTCCTCAATAGCGGCAACGACATCGAGCCGGACACAATGGCGAAGCGCGATCTTCCGCTGCGCATCCAGAACAACGCGTTCCTTGGCAATTTCCTGGACTCGCTGACGCATGAATTCACGGCAATGCGCCGTTCGCTCTACCTCGCAATGAACAGCGAAGAAGTCGCAGACGACCACAAGATGGACGGCGACAATACGCGCTATACGAAACGCCAGGAAGACTTGAAGCAAATTTATCGCCAAGCTTATTCCCTCTTCGACAAAATGGCGCTTCTATTGAATCAGACGATGCAACTCGGCGTCGAAGAGCCGCGCGTCAACTTCCAGCGCATCTGGTTCGAAGACGAAGACTTGAAAAAGCCGCTCAAGCCATTTGTCCAAAACACGAAAAACGATGCCTTGAAAGCCTTGTACTGGCAGTCGAAAGAAGTGTACGGTTATGAGAAATCGGACGAACAAAGCCTGTTCGTGAAAAAAGCCTTGCATATCCGCAACCGCATCGACAACAGCTATTTGCAAGTGGTCGAAAAAGCGGAGCCTTTCGAAAAAGACAATGCTCGTGCCCAAAGCCACCATATTACAGAAGCAGAACTAGAGCGCATGACGCTCGCCATGTGCCAAAAAGCGCGCAACGGCATGATGTACTTGCAGTTCGCCTTGGCGATCGGCAAGAAATAA
- a CDS encoding Lrp/AsnC family transcriptional regulator — translation MDSTDQLILRELSQNGRMTMKELGEKVHLTGQATAARVLKLEEAGIIDGYTIRVPKEKLGYPVHAFVTAIMHEPRHQKFLDDLDSRTETVSRYFKTSGEGCYLIECHFPTHQKLDEFLNDISEFASYKVTIAIQQYGQ, via the coding sequence ATGGATTCGACAGATCAACTTATCTTGCGTGAACTTTCCCAGAATGGCCGCATGACGATGAAGGAGCTTGGCGAAAAAGTACATTTGACCGGTCAGGCGACCGCTGCGCGCGTCTTGAAATTGGAGGAAGCAGGAATTATCGATGGCTATACGATCCGTGTGCCAAAAGAAAAACTTGGCTATCCTGTGCACGCTTTTGTCACGGCCATCATGCACGAACCCCGCCACCAGAAGTTTCTCGACGACTTGGACAGCCGGACAGAAACCGTCAGCCGTTATTTCAAGACGAGCGGCGAAGGCTGCTATTTAATCGAATGCCATTTCCCGACGCATCAGAAACTGGATGAGTTCCTGAATGACATCAGCGAGTTCGCAAGCTATAAAGTCACCATCGCTATCCAACAATACGGGCAATAA
- a CDS encoding MBL fold metallo-hydrolase: MKIEQIRNATLRIQYAGKHFLVDPFLGDKGSYPPFPNSARQDQNNPLSELPVSKEQLVEGIDALIITHLHMDHYDEAAKEFLPKHLPLFSQNEEDAQVLRNDGFTNVNVLGEDTSYEGISLIKTQGEHGRGEILKMAGLVCGVVFKHEDEKTLYVAGDTVWYAGVQQEIDAHQPEVIVLNAGDNQFLEGGSLVMGKEDVLQTHQAAPQATLIASHMEAVNHWTLSREELKAFAAEQGFSDKLHVPQDGEAFEF, encoded by the coding sequence ATGAAAATCGAACAAATCCGCAACGCTACTTTACGCATCCAATACGCAGGCAAGCATTTCCTCGTCGACCCGTTTCTCGGCGACAAAGGAAGCTACCCGCCATTCCCGAATTCCGCACGCCAAGATCAAAACAATCCTTTGTCGGAATTACCGGTTTCAAAAGAACAGCTCGTCGAAGGCATCGATGCGCTAATCATCACCCATCTTCATATGGACCATTACGATGAAGCGGCCAAAGAATTCTTGCCAAAACACTTGCCGCTCTTTAGCCAAAACGAGGAAGACGCACAAGTACTCCGCAACGACGGCTTCACGAATGTCAATGTCCTCGGTGAAGATACGAGCTACGAAGGCATTTCCCTAATCAAGACGCAAGGCGAACACGGGCGCGGCGAAATCCTGAAAATGGCAGGACTAGTGTGCGGCGTTGTCTTTAAACACGAAGACGAAAAAACGCTTTATGTCGCAGGCGACACCGTTTGGTATGCGGGCGTCCAACAAGAAATTGACGCTCACCAGCCGGAAGTCATTGTCCTGAACGCAGGCGACAACCAGTTCCTAGAAGGCGGCTCGCTTGTCATGGGCAAGGAAGACGTCCTACAAACGCACCAAGCAGCACCGCAAGCGACATTGATCGCGAGCCATATGGAAGCCGTCAACCACTGGACCTTATCGCGCGAAGAGCTAAAAGCTTTTGCAGCCGAGCAAGGATTCTCTGATAAATTGCATGTTCCACAAGACGGCGAAGCATTCGAATTTTAA
- a CDS encoding flavodoxin family protein produces the protein MALKAIFLNCSLKSSEEESNTEGFMKDVQTHYKKLGVESEIIRLADYYIAYGVEEDMEDGDEWPEILEKVKAADILIVGTPLWLGEKSSLATQAIERLYGSSSVTNDKGQAIFYNKVGAAAITGNEDGAKHAAASLLYGLSHIGFVIPPNVDAYWVGEAGPGPSYLEAGHGNDFSKSAIQRLAYNTYHLANMLKENPIPAEGNTL, from the coding sequence ATGGCTTTGAAAGCAATATTCCTTAATTGTTCATTGAAGAGTTCAGAAGAAGAATCCAATACTGAAGGGTTCATGAAAGACGTTCAAACCCATTACAAAAAACTCGGTGTCGAATCGGAAATCATCCGGTTGGCGGATTATTACATCGCTTACGGCGTGGAGGAAGATATGGAAGACGGCGACGAATGGCCGGAGATATTGGAGAAAGTCAAAGCTGCCGATATCTTGATTGTCGGGACACCGCTATGGCTTGGCGAAAAGAGTTCGCTTGCGACACAAGCCATCGAACGCTTATATGGGTCGAGCAGCGTGACCAACGATAAAGGCCAGGCGATTTTCTATAATAAAGTCGGTGCAGCAGCTATCACCGGCAATGAAGATGGCGCGAAGCATGCGGCGGCATCTCTGTTATACGGCTTGTCGCATATCGGCTTTGTCATCCCGCCGAATGTGGATGCGTATTGGGTCGGGGAAGCCGGTCCAGGGCCGTCGTATTTGGAAGCAGGGCATGGCAACGACTTCTCCAAATCGGCGATTCAGCGTTTAGCGTATAATACTTACCACTTAGCGAATATGCTGAAAGAGAATCCGATTCCAGCAGAAGGCAATACATTGTAA
- a CDS encoding MalY/PatB family protein codes for MNYNFDETIERRNTYSLKWDGAELIKQFGITDRYDEDTIPLFTADMDLPVAQPIVDALHKTVDHRIFGYTILPDAYFEAIQKYFHKRYDWAIDKEQIVFSPGTVHALNIAVKALTEPGDGVIIQRPVYPPFTSAVEGNGRVVKNNALVMDEDGRYSINFEEFEELAKDEDTKLFIHCHPHNPTGRVFTPEESKKLADICKRHNVTIIADEIHGDLVRNDQTFTPMVLAADETDHIITCTAINKTFNVAGLHCTNVIIENEDLREKFTVELGMQLPTPFTVAALIAAYTEGDDWLSQVNEYLDGTLEWMQEFLAEHMPKVKVRIPEGTYVMWLDFRGYGIDDKEIHDRIYNKANVILEDGTMFGPEGAGFQRICIPSPRPLIKEAMERIAREFEDLN; via the coding sequence ATGAACTATAATTTTGACGAAACAATTGAACGCCGCAATACCTATTCACTGAAATGGGACGGTGCGGAACTGATCAAGCAATTCGGCATCACCGATCGCTACGATGAAGACACGATTCCGTTGTTCACGGCGGATATGGATCTTCCGGTCGCGCAGCCGATCGTCGATGCGCTCCATAAAACGGTTGACCACCGTATTTTCGGTTACACAATTTTACCGGATGCGTATTTCGAGGCGATCCAAAAATATTTTCATAAGCGCTACGACTGGGCAATCGACAAAGAACAGATCGTCTTCAGCCCGGGAACGGTGCACGCTTTGAATATCGCTGTCAAAGCCTTGACTGAACCAGGCGATGGCGTCATCATCCAGCGTCCGGTGTATCCGCCGTTTACATCCGCTGTAGAAGGCAACGGGCGCGTCGTGAAAAACAACGCACTCGTCATGGATGAAGATGGCCGTTACTCGATCAACTTCGAAGAATTCGAGGAACTTGCAAAAGATGAAGATACGAAATTGTTCATCCATTGCCATCCCCACAATCCGACAGGGCGCGTATTCACGCCGGAAGAGTCAAAGAAATTGGCGGATATCTGCAAGCGCCACAATGTGACGATCATCGCCGATGAAATCCACGGCGACTTGGTGCGCAATGACCAAACCTTCACGCCGATGGTTTTGGCGGCGGATGAGACCGACCACATCATCACGTGCACGGCCATCAATAAAACCTTCAATGTGGCAGGGCTGCATTGCACAAACGTCATCATTGAAAACGAAGACTTGCGCGAGAAATTCACTGTGGAACTCGGCATGCAGTTGCCGACGCCGTTCACGGTCGCGGCACTGATCGCTGCCTATACAGAAGGCGACGACTGGCTCAGCCAAGTGAATGAATACCTTGACGGCACGCTCGAATGGATGCAGGAATTCCTGGCAGAACATATGCCGAAAGTGAAAGTACGCATTCCGGAAGGCACTTACGTCATGTGGCTCGATTTCCGCGGCTACGGAATTGACGATAAGGAAATCCATGACCGCATCTATAACAAAGCGAACGTCATTTTGGAAGACGGCACGATGTTCGGTCCTGAAGGTGCAGGATTCCAGCGCATCTGCATCCCGTCGCCGCGCCCGCTGATCAAAGAAGCGATGGAACGCATTGCACGTGAATTCGAAGATTTAAACTAA
- a CDS encoding LTA synthase family protein, whose protein sequence is MEKIKTAGKFLLSQWDYALFVLLLLGKVYYFSNVSGTLFTTLGPFAYAGEFVAWLFGGDSDRIFEGVLLISIGTILLGTFWLLLLYGRKRLFWMAITNLVLSFIILADTLYFRYFEDIISVTVLMQMRQVGDVGESIFALFRLSDALLMADVLLMAILWVVISRKKTAVTKPSGFAKVGTALLVLVLGWQLTTVPFNKSMEDGGAWQFNKLISNMRVYNFTGLLGFHSANITRYIDDNFINRKVYSEDEISESQDWFDGRNAERMPGPYSGMAEGKNVIVLQVEALQNFVLNREVNGEEITPNLNRLAQENLYFPNFYEQTALGRTSDAEFLLNTSLYPTAEGSAYMLYAENTYDALPSILKEQGYGTNVFHPYKASFWNRYIIYPQLGIDTFYSDDDFEEAEVIGWAINDEAMLDQSLEEMATFTEPFYSHIVTLTSHHPFEMPEELQLLNTEGYDGYQDRHFKNYLQSIHYVDQAIGKFVDGLEQKGMLDDTMLVIYGDHSTGMTANTKAFVEFTEAEDPLNYFETNKNVPLILHIPGAEPKTFSQVASQLDLAPTLVDVLGGDPAQHHFIGRNMWDAEGGRATFRDGSFITSELSFIASSDGIYDNGSCFWRMTGEAMGVEACEEPFKEGSKELQISDDVLRGDLLKKFER, encoded by the coding sequence TTGGAAAAAATAAAGACGGCTGGGAAATTCTTGCTCAGTCAATGGGATTATGCATTATTTGTCTTATTATTGCTTGGAAAAGTGTATTATTTTTCGAACGTCAGCGGCACGCTGTTTACGACACTCGGACCGTTCGCTTATGCCGGGGAATTCGTGGCTTGGCTGTTTGGCGGGGATAGTGACCGGATTTTTGAAGGGGTGCTGTTGATCAGCATTGGGACGATCCTGCTCGGGACGTTTTGGCTATTGCTTTTGTACGGCCGCAAACGGCTGTTTTGGATGGCCATCACCAACCTGGTGTTGAGTTTTATCATTTTGGCGGATACTTTGTATTTCCGTTATTTCGAAGACATCATTTCCGTGACGGTGTTAATGCAGATGCGCCAAGTGGGCGATGTCGGCGAAAGCATTTTCGCCTTGTTCCGCTTAAGTGATGCGTTATTGATGGCAGACGTGTTATTGATGGCGATTCTATGGGTAGTCATCAGCCGGAAAAAAACGGCTGTCACGAAACCATCAGGCTTTGCAAAAGTCGGGACGGCGCTGTTGGTGCTCGTGCTTGGGTGGCAATTGACGACGGTGCCGTTCAATAAATCGATGGAAGACGGCGGCGCATGGCAGTTCAATAAATTGATTTCGAATATGCGGGTTTATAATTTCACCGGCTTGCTCGGATTCCATAGCGCCAATATCACACGCTATATCGATGATAATTTCATCAACCGGAAAGTGTATAGTGAAGACGAGATTTCAGAGTCGCAGGATTGGTTCGACGGGCGCAATGCCGAGCGCATGCCAGGCCCTTATTCGGGCATGGCAGAAGGAAAGAATGTCATCGTGCTCCAAGTGGAAGCGCTGCAGAATTTTGTCCTGAACCGTGAAGTGAACGGGGAAGAGATTACGCCGAACTTGAACCGCTTGGCACAAGAAAATCTCTATTTCCCGAACTTTTATGAACAGACGGCGCTTGGGCGGACTTCGGATGCCGAATTCCTGTTAAACACGTCTTTGTACCCAACAGCAGAAGGTTCTGCGTACATGCTGTATGCAGAAAACACGTATGATGCGCTGCCTTCCATTTTAAAAGAGCAAGGCTATGGGACCAATGTGTTCCATCCATATAAAGCGAGTTTCTGGAACCGCTACATCATCTATCCGCAGCTTGGCATCGACACGTTTTATTCCGATGATGATTTCGAGGAAGCGGAAGTGATCGGCTGGGCGATCAACGACGAAGCGATGCTCGATCAATCGCTTGAAGAAATGGCAACATTCACAGAACCGTTCTACTCCCATATCGTGACACTGACGAGCCATCATCCGTTTGAGATGCCGGAGGAGTTGCAGCTGCTCAATACGGAAGGCTATGACGGCTATCAAGATCGCCATTTCAAGAATTATTTACAGTCGATCCATTATGTCGACCAGGCAATCGGCAAATTCGTCGATGGTCTCGAACAAAAAGGCATGCTTGATGACACGATGCTGGTCATTTACGGCGATCATAGCACGGGAATGACGGCGAATACGAAAGCATTCGTGGAGTTCACCGAAGCGGAAGATCCACTGAATTATTTTGAAACAAACAAAAACGTGCCGCTTATTCTCCACATACCAGGAGCGGAGCCGAAAACCTTCAGCCAAGTGGCGAGCCAGCTTGACCTCGCACCTACCTTGGTGGACGTGCTCGGCGGCGACCCGGCTCAGCACCATTTCATCGGCCGCAATATGTGGGATGCAGAAGGCGGGCGGGCGACATTCCGCGATGGCTCCTTTATTACGAGCGAATTAAGCTTTATCGCATCATCTGATGGGATTTACGACAACGGCAGCTGCTTCTGGCGCATGACCGGCGAAGCGATGGGCGTTGAAGCCTGCGAAGAGCCGTTCAAGGAAGGCTCGAAAGAACTGCAAATCTCGGATGACGTTCTGCGCGGCGACTTGCTCAAGAAGTTCGAGCGCTGA
- a CDS encoding DUF2512 family protein — protein sequence MKHLIALAIKFVIITLVLLVILTWAFDVSFMNTLMISLALTALSYAIGDILIFLNAGKPGNQSTRNTIATFTDFIMALAVILLIGWLLTGEFAAMVAPALTSALVLSAGEWFFHQYVDRSVVPWYNEYKSAKS from the coding sequence GTGAAACATCTTATTGCACTCGCTATCAAATTTGTCATTATCACGCTTGTCTTGCTCGTTATCCTTACGTGGGCATTTGATGTCAGCTTTATGAATACCTTGATGATCAGCCTTGCCTTGACGGCTTTGTCCTACGCGATTGGCGACATTCTCATTTTCCTGAACGCTGGAAAACCAGGCAACCAGTCGACACGTAATACGATCGCTACATTCACCGATTTTATCATGGCATTGGCCGTTATCTTGTTGATCGGCTGGCTATTGACCGGCGAATTCGCCGCCATGGTCGCGCCCGCACTCACTAGCGCACTCGTATTGTCGGCAGGCGAATGGTTCTTCCACCAATACGTCGACCGCAGCGTGGTTCCTTGGTATAACGAATACAAATCAGCCAAAAGCTAA